The proteins below come from a single Cupriavidus pauculus genomic window:
- the mdtN gene encoding multidrug transporter subunit MdtN, translated as MKMAGVRRSPLGGKLIALVIVLLAVALSIYAYARTSGYPSTDDATLDADLVHVASPVGGRIARILVTENQHVSRGDVLFEIDPVPYRLALAQAQADLELAKAMLGTRRRAVGTERGTASVASDQIARAEQNYALAQRTVERLRPLAADGYVPKQQLDQAEVARNDAAVTLKQAQVQRATTAQAVGNEDDAIATVHAREAALAIAQRALDDTVVRAPHDGRVIGLTVLAGEVVIPNQSLFVLVHTGEWFAVANFRETQLGHIRVGDCATVYSMIDRRQAIRGTVQGIGVGITDTDRLNLPRSLPYVQPSVNWVRVAHRFPVRIKLDEPPEALARVGASATVEVGRGASCR; from the coding sequence ATGAAAATGGCCGGCGTCCGCCGCAGCCCGTTGGGCGGGAAACTGATTGCGCTGGTCATCGTCCTGCTGGCCGTCGCGCTTTCCATCTATGCATACGCGCGTACGTCCGGATATCCATCGACCGACGATGCCACGCTCGACGCGGATCTGGTCCACGTGGCATCTCCGGTTGGCGGCCGGATTGCGCGCATCCTGGTCACCGAAAACCAGCACGTGTCCAGGGGCGACGTCCTGTTCGAAATCGACCCCGTCCCCTACCGGCTCGCCCTGGCCCAGGCGCAGGCAGACCTCGAGCTGGCAAAGGCGATGCTCGGCACGCGGCGCCGCGCCGTCGGGACCGAGCGCGGCACGGCGTCGGTCGCCTCCGATCAGATCGCCCGCGCCGAGCAGAACTACGCGCTGGCCCAACGTACCGTGGAACGGTTGCGGCCGCTCGCCGCCGACGGCTACGTGCCGAAGCAACAGCTCGACCAGGCCGAGGTGGCCAGGAACGATGCGGCGGTGACCCTCAAGCAGGCGCAGGTACAGCGAGCCACGACGGCGCAGGCCGTTGGCAACGAGGACGACGCCATCGCCACCGTGCACGCGCGGGAAGCAGCATTGGCCATCGCCCAGCGCGCGTTGGACGATACCGTGGTCCGCGCCCCGCATGATGGCCGCGTCATCGGCCTTACGGTGCTGGCCGGCGAAGTCGTGATTCCCAACCAGTCGCTGTTCGTGCTCGTTCATACCGGAGAGTGGTTCGCGGTCGCGAACTTCCGCGAAACGCAACTTGGCCATATCCGTGTCGGCGACTGCGCCACGGTCTACTCGATGATCGACCGGCGCCAGGCGATTCGTGGCACCGTGCAGGGCATCGGAGTGGGTATCACCGACACCGACCGCCTCAACCTGCCGCGCTCCCTTCCCTATGTGCAGCCTTCCGTGAACTGGGTGCGCGTGGCGCACCGGTTCCCGGTGCGCATCAAGCTGGACGAGCCACCGGAAGCGCTGGCGCGGGTCGGGGCGAGTGCGACGGTCGAGGTCGGGCGTGGCGCATCCTGCCGCTGA
- the pxpB gene encoding 5-oxoprolinase subunit PxpB produces the protein MQTDDGLLALTDCRIEPVGDRCLQIRLGDQVGVAVSQRVHAVTEYLLRQRWPGVRDVVPAFTTVAVHFRPEMFARDKGAPFVQLSAWIRDALVDGVPAVVHAGREVEVPACYGGEYGPDLEDVARACEIDTAEVIRLHCATPLTLYTFFFSPGNPFAGPLHPRLAVPRRATPRTLVPAGSVAIANGISSIYQDASPGGWNLIARTPWNLFHVGQNPPTRLQLGDRLRFVPITPAEFDAMLEPRP, from the coding sequence GTGCAAACGGACGATGGGCTTCTTGCGCTGACGGATTGTCGCATCGAGCCCGTCGGCGACCGCTGCCTGCAGATTCGTCTCGGCGATCAGGTCGGCGTGGCGGTCAGCCAGCGCGTGCATGCGGTGACCGAGTACCTGCTGCGGCAGCGCTGGCCCGGCGTGCGCGATGTCGTGCCCGCGTTCACCACGGTGGCCGTCCACTTTCGTCCCGAGATGTTTGCGCGTGACAAGGGCGCGCCGTTCGTCCAGCTCTCCGCATGGATACGCGACGCGCTGGTCGATGGCGTGCCCGCCGTGGTCCACGCCGGCCGCGAAGTGGAAGTGCCCGCCTGCTATGGCGGCGAGTACGGTCCCGACCTCGAAGACGTGGCACGTGCCTGCGAGATCGATACGGCCGAAGTCATCCGGCTCCATTGCGCCACACCGCTCACGCTCTACACCTTCTTCTTCTCTCCGGGCAATCCGTTTGCGGGACCGTTGCATCCGCGCCTTGCCGTACCGCGCCGTGCCACGCCACGCACGCTGGTGCCGGCCGGATCGGTCGCGATCGCGAACGGCATCTCGTCGATCTATCAGGACGCATCGCCGGGCGGCTGGAACCTGATCGCGCGCACGCCGTGGAACCTGTTCCACGTGGGCCAGAATCCGCCGACCCGCCTCCAACTCGGGGACCGGCTGCGCTTCGTGCCCATTACGCCGGCCGAGTTCGACGCCATGCTGGAGCCGCGGCCATGA
- a CDS encoding biotin-dependent carboxyltransferase family protein — MNAMRVDKPGMLSVLQDGGRYGYQRFGVPVNGAMDEWSYPLANVLVGNAADTAALEITLNGPTVRFAQDTLIAVTGADIAVTAGGVPLPTHCAAMVRHDVPIALGHCRRGARAYLAVRGGFAPDAVLGSRSTNLRARFGGMEGRALRAGDRIAIASPRREMLPLARMMVQSAMPWVAAEAPADCAAPDAGDAIRFLPGPQWECFTPAARKAFGGEAYTVSNQSDRMGYRLEGPALALAAPLEMVSEAVSFGTVQVPPGGAPIVLMADRQSVGGYPKIAYVISADLPRLAQAVPGTALRFRAVTPETAHRALLAMTDRLDAIAAEAARLIGLPT, encoded by the coding sequence ATGAACGCGATGCGTGTGGACAAGCCCGGCATGCTGTCGGTGCTGCAGGACGGCGGCCGCTACGGTTACCAGCGCTTTGGCGTGCCCGTCAACGGCGCGATGGACGAATGGTCGTATCCGCTGGCCAATGTGCTGGTGGGCAATGCCGCCGATACGGCCGCGCTCGAAATCACGCTCAATGGTCCCACCGTGCGCTTTGCGCAGGACACGCTGATCGCGGTGACCGGTGCCGATATCGCCGTGACGGCCGGTGGCGTGCCGCTGCCCACCCATTGCGCGGCGATGGTGCGCCACGACGTGCCGATCGCGCTCGGTCACTGCCGCCGCGGTGCCCGCGCCTATCTGGCCGTGCGCGGCGGCTTCGCGCCCGACGCGGTGCTGGGCAGCCGCAGCACGAACCTCCGTGCCCGCTTCGGCGGCATGGAGGGCCGCGCGCTGCGGGCCGGAGATCGCATCGCCATCGCATCCCCGCGCAGGGAGATGCTGCCGCTGGCCCGGATGATGGTGCAGAGCGCCATGCCATGGGTCGCGGCGGAGGCGCCCGCCGATTGCGCCGCGCCGGACGCGGGCGATGCCATCCGCTTTCTGCCGGGCCCGCAATGGGAGTGCTTTACGCCGGCCGCGCGCAAGGCCTTCGGGGGCGAGGCCTATACGGTATCGAACCAGTCGGACCGCATGGGCTATCGGCTCGAAGGGCCCGCGCTCGCGCTGGCCGCACCGCTGGAAATGGTGTCGGAGGCGGTGAGCTTCGGCACCGTGCAGGTGCCCCCGGGCGGCGCGCCGATCGTGCTGATGGCCGACCGGCAGAGCGTCGGCGGCTATCCAAAGATCGCCTATGTCATCAGCGCCGACCTGCCGCGGCTGGCGCAGGCCGTGCCCGGTACCGCGCTGCGCTTCCGCGCCGTGACGCCCGAGACCGCGCATCGCGCGCTGCTGGCGATGACGGACCGGCTCGATGCCATTGCCGCCGAGGCGGCACGGCTGATCGGCCTCCCGACATAA
- a CDS encoding pyridoxal phosphate-dependent aminotransferase, translated as MPTSSAAHRLSQRLAMARPSATGAMSEAARRLAEDGKPVISLSEGELDFDTPAHIQLAAIQAMTAGETRYTNVDGTHQLKAAIARKLARDNDLHYVEAEIIAGTGAKQMLFNALLATVDAGDEVIVTAPYWVSYSDMVHIAGGTPVLVTATPADDFKLTPAALRAALTPRTRWLMLNSPCNPSGALYSAGELRALADVLDDYPDVLVLSDEIYEEILFDGTFTSFAQAAPAMRDRTLTVNGVSKAYAMTGWRLGYAAGPAWLIKAMALLQSQSTSNPSAISQAGAVAALNGPQDFLDGWRTRLRARRDLALSVLADAAPVLAMRRPPAAFYLYADCAAALGMRTPDGKRIETDTDFAMYLLHAAHVAVVPGSAFGLAPYVRLAYALADDRLREACERIVTACAALERMSW; from the coding sequence ATGCCGACTTCCTCCGCCGCCCATCGACTCTCCCAGCGCCTGGCCATGGCGCGTCCGTCCGCCACCGGCGCCATGTCCGAGGCCGCCCGGCGCCTTGCCGAAGACGGCAAGCCCGTCATCAGCCTGTCCGAAGGCGAACTGGATTTCGATACGCCCGCGCATATCCAGCTGGCGGCCATCCAGGCCATGACGGCAGGGGAGACGCGCTACACGAACGTGGACGGCACGCACCAACTCAAGGCGGCGATTGCACGGAAACTGGCCCGCGACAACGATCTGCACTATGTCGAAGCAGAAATCATCGCGGGCACGGGCGCCAAGCAGATGTTGTTCAACGCGTTGCTCGCCACCGTCGATGCCGGGGACGAAGTGATCGTCACCGCCCCGTACTGGGTGTCGTATAGCGACATGGTCCATATCGCCGGTGGTACGCCGGTGCTGGTCACGGCAACGCCCGCGGACGACTTCAAGCTCACACCGGCCGCGCTGCGCGCCGCACTGACGCCGCGTACGCGCTGGCTCATGCTCAACTCGCCGTGCAACCCGTCGGGCGCTCTCTACTCGGCCGGCGAACTGCGCGCGCTGGCCGACGTCCTCGACGACTATCCCGATGTGCTCGTGCTGTCGGACGAGATCTACGAAGAGATCCTGTTCGACGGCACGTTCACGTCGTTCGCACAGGCCGCGCCGGCCATGCGCGACCGTACGCTGACCGTCAACGGCGTATCCAAGGCGTATGCGATGACGGGCTGGCGCCTCGGCTACGCGGCCGGTCCCGCGTGGCTGATCAAGGCCATGGCGCTGCTGCAGTCCCAGAGCACCAGCAACCCCAGTGCGATCAGCCAGGCGGGAGCGGTAGCCGCGCTGAACGGTCCGCAGGACTTTCTCGATGGCTGGCGTACCCGCCTGCGCGCGCGCCGCGACCTCGCGCTCTCCGTGCTGGCCGACGCCGCGCCCGTGCTCGCCATGCGCCGTCCCCCCGCGGCGTTCTATCTGTATGCGGATTGCGCCGCCGCGCTCGGCATGCGCACGCCGGATGGCAAGCGCATCGAGACCGATACCGACTTTGCGATGTACCTGCTGCACGCGGCCCATGTTGCCGTGGTGCCCGGTTCCGCTTTCGGGCTGGCGCCCTACGTACGGCTGGCCTACGCGCTGGCCGATGACCGGCTGCGCGAGGCGTGCGAGCGCATCGTGACGGCTTGTGCCGCGCTGGAGCGCATGTCATGGTGA
- a CDS encoding GntR family transcriptional regulator, which yields METETDASLLPAATADETPKERALGNLAYEAVLDLLVSGGLHPGDPIQERALAAQLGFSRTPLREALHRLEGERLLERGANSRLFVRQVTVQEILEALHVRRLLEPDAASRAAGQIPQSELERLRRRVEELLARNEPGNPEHQVLDADLHGVICKYCDNEMLAGIIAEVRRKTRMFSLKRLERRLGPVCHEHLAMIAALERGDGAEAARQTAEHIDNIRASILEKLARW from the coding sequence GTGGAGACGGAGACGGATGCCAGCCTTCTTCCGGCTGCAACGGCTGACGAAACCCCGAAGGAACGCGCGCTGGGCAACCTCGCCTACGAGGCCGTGCTGGATCTGCTCGTCTCCGGCGGGCTGCATCCCGGCGATCCCATCCAGGAACGGGCCCTCGCCGCCCAGCTTGGCTTCTCGCGCACGCCGCTGCGCGAAGCCCTCCACCGGCTCGAAGGCGAGCGCCTGCTGGAACGGGGCGCGAACAGCCGTCTGTTCGTGAGGCAAGTGACGGTGCAGGAGATCCTCGAGGCCCTGCACGTCCGGCGCCTGCTGGAACCCGACGCGGCCTCCCGCGCCGCGGGGCAGATCCCGCAGTCCGAACTGGAACGGCTACGCCGGCGCGTGGAGGAACTGCTTGCGCGCAACGAGCCCGGCAATCCCGAGCATCAGGTGCTGGACGCCGATCTGCATGGCGTCATCTGCAAATACTGCGACAACGAGATGCTGGCCGGCATCATCGCGGAAGTCCGACGCAAGACGCGCATGTTCTCGCTCAAGCGACTCGAGCGCCGACTCGGCCCCGTGTGCCATGAACACCTGGCCATGATCGCCGCCCTCGAACGCGGCGACGGCGCGGAGGCCGCGCGCCAGACGGCCGAACATATCGACAATATCCGCGCGTCGATCCTGGAGAAGCTGGCGCGGTGGTGA